The DNA sequence AATATTAGCTTTTACCCTTTCCAGCCAATCTTCCTGACTCGCTTCCTGGTCGTTACTCCTTTTCTCATTAATATAATCCCTAGCTTTATCCGCCAAATCATTGATTTTCCATTTTGCATCAGTCGCTGCATTTTTTAATTTGTTTTCTGCATTATTTACTGCGTCTTCTGCTTTGTTGTAATCTGAATTGTTCATAACATTTATTATTTAGTGATGTCTGTAGTAAAACAATAACCATTCCTAAGCAATTTGATACGTTGTTAAACTTTTCACAATCTTTTGTTATAATTTTCACAATCTGTTCTATCTTTAAGAAAATAAAAGAGAACTAAAACCTATGGATAAAGTACGTTGTGGCTGGTGTGAAAAAGATGATCTGTATAAAAAGTATCATGATGATGAATGGGGGAGTCCTGTTTATGATGATGAAACTATTTTTGAATTTCTGATATTGGAAAGTTTCCAGGCCGGTTTAAGCTGGTATACCATTTTAAGCAAAAGAGAAAATTTTAAAAAAGCATTTGACCATTTTAATTATAAAAAAATTGCAAAATATTCAGATAAAAAAGTGGAAGAACTCATGCAGGACCCGGGGATCATAAGGAATAGGCTCAAAGTTTTAGCAACAATTACCAATGCGCAGCGATTTATGGAGGTTCAAAAAGAATTTGGATCTTTTTCAAAATATATCTGGGGATTTGTAAATGGAAAACCAATTGACAACAAACCCGCAACCCTAAAAGATGTTCCGGCTACCACTGGCATTTCTGATGCTCTTTCAAAAGATCTGAAAAAAAGAGGCTTTAAATTTATGGGGTCCACCGTAGTATATGCTCATATGCAGGCAACAGGTATGGTGAATGATCATATTGAGAGTTGTTTTACTAGATCAAAATGATTGAATGATCTGAGTTATCAAACTAATATTAAAAAAATGTATTAAATATGTATAGAACCTTTACCATTTTGGGCTTATTTTGTGTAAGCTTTTTCTATGGCCAGTCAAAAAAATCGCTCGAAAGAAGGCCTTTTATTCCTGTTGAGGTCACTAAAACTGATGGAACGACTGAAAAAATTTTATTAAGGGATATTTATTTTCCTAAAGCAGAATCTTTTATGGGAATTGTGCTACAGAGTAAAAATAAATCAGTTTTTGAAAGTGAACAGTTATTTGAATATAAAACTTCTGAAGCTTCAGACATTCAAAAGATCAGCTATAATGATATTAAAAAAGTAAAAGTCATCGATAAATATGATGATGAAATAATAGGTTATGAAAAACTGAATATAAAAAAAGTAAGTAAGGATAATCAGATAAGTGATAAGAATTATACTGCTATTTTACCCATTCTCTATGATGGGAAGATTGATATTTATGGTTATGAATATATAGTTTGTGGTAATGGTATGGGATGTATGTATGCAGGGACGATCATGTATATTAAAAATGATAAATCCGACTTTGCAATAATGCCGGTAGATGTAGATGAGGTTTCAATCTTTAATATGGGAAGCTTAGATGAGAAATTTATCAATGCATTTAAATATGCAGGTGGTGACTGCCCTGAATTTGTAAAATATCTTGATGATCTATATGTAAAGCTTCAGAATAGGGATTTTAGAAAAAAGATGAAGCAAGATCTTAAAGAAAACTTTCAAAAAGCAATAGATGAATCCAAGAGTCTGGAAAAAAAGGATAGGTTCAATTATGTTACAAGAAAAAGATCGGAATATGATGTTCAGATGTTTGTTAAAATGATCAATGAATATGAAAAGAATTGCCCATAAAATAAAAAGGATTTCAATTTTGAAATCCTTTTTATTTGTTCTGTTATTTAATAATCCTTTCCAATACCCATTCGATAAGGTTTTTTTCTGATGCATGGTGATCAGAAGAAAACTCTCCACGTCTTCTGTTGGCAATTACATTATTCACGGTAATTGCTTTGTGACCCAGTAATTTGGAGAAAGCATAAATTGCGGAAGTTTCCATTTCAAAATTAGTGATCCCAAGATCATTCAATGTTTCCAGGAATTTGTCATCTAAAGATTTTAAACGAAGCTGTCTTCCCTGAGGAGCATAGAATCCTGGGAATGTAGCGGTATTTCCATGGTATCTCGCATCTTTATAATAGTCTGCCATATCTTCAGCCCAATCAGCGAAATAAAGCATAGGCTTAATTTTCTGGTAAGGGAATTTTTCCAAAAATGCTTTGGAGAATTCATTTTCAAAATGATAATCCTGGTAGAAATGCATTAATCCATCTAAACCTACCACATTTTGGGTCACCAGCATATTGTCCACCTGAACATCAGGATTCACACTGCCGCAAGTTCCCATACGGAAAAGTTCAAGGCTTTTATGTTCAGTTTTGATTTCCTTATTTTTAAGATCGATATTCACCAAAGCATCAAGCTCATTCATTACAATATCAATATTCTCCGTACCGATTCCGGTAGACATTACGGAAATTCTCTCACCACGCAATGTTCCCGTGTGTGTGTAGAATTCTCTTTTGTTCTTTTTAATTTCTACTTTATCAAAATACTGAGATACTTTTGGTACCCTGTCCGGATCCCCTACAAGAATAATTTTATCCGCAATATCTTCAGGTAAAAGATTTAAGTGATAAACACTTCCGTCGTCATTTAATACAAGCTCTGAAGCTGCAAGTTTATTTAGCATAATAATATGTTTATTTTTTTATATCAATGAAAATGGCATCTTTATAAGGAGTAGGCATAAGTTCCATAAGTGAACCATATTCTTCTACAATTCTTTTCTGGCCATTAAAAACTTCGTAAACCGTCACTGTTGTTTTTTCGAAATTTTTTGGATCTTTTCTTTGTGAGGTGATTTCATAAAAATGATTGTCTTTTTTGAGAATAGAAACCAATTCTTCTTTAGTCGAATTATTGGAAGTCATCATCCCTGGAAAATCCATCACAATATCTTTTAAATCTGTATAAGTTTTATAAGGTTTGATTTGTCCGTCTGAATAAACGTAAACTTTAGGTATAGGCTGGTCTTGTACCAAACGAACCAAGTAATAGTTGTTTCCCTTTTTTTCTGCATACACAGCCATTTCCTGACCTGACTTTTGTGCCAGTGCACCCAATGAAAAAAGGCTGGCAATGAATACCAATAATAATTTTGTTTTCATAATAATATTTCGTTTTAATGTGTGTTGAAAAATTTTAAAATCCTCCTCCCGTCATCTCCCATCATTATTTTAAACGAAGCTGGTGGTGTATTCAGCTTTTTGAGTAATGAATTTTGTTTCGGGGTTTAAAATTAATAAAATTCCATGAATAAAAATATAAACATTATTTAATCCAGATTTAAAACTGGGATAATGTCGGATGATTAGCTTTGCCGCTAAAAAATTGATGAGATATACTCTATTATTTACTATTACTATCGTACTGGGTTTTGCGATCATGTCCTTTAATCCCACTGATAAGGGGGTTGCAAATGAAAATACATTTATTAACGCAGGTTTAGCTGATTTTAAAAGTAAACTTGAACAGTTAAAAACAGATGTTTATCTGTTTGATAGTGATAAAATATCTCTTGAAACTCTACAAAAATCATTGAGCACTACCAGAAATTCTTTTAAAGAAATTGAATTCTATGTTGCTTATCATTATCCCGAATTTACAAAAACTCACCTGAATGCAGCACCGTTATTTCACATTGAAGCTGCGGGTACTTCTGCTTATACTTTGCCTCCTGAAGGGTTACAGGTTCTTGATGAGTTAATTTTTTCAGAAGAGGCGGGCGCAGAAAAAGAAAAAATAAAATCCATTACCGATTTTTTATATAACAGTTATTCGAACTTTTATTTAAGCTCAATAAAAAATGGATTGAGTAAAGGAACCAATAAAACCTTACCCCTAAGAATAGAATTGATCAGAATTTATAGCTTAGGAGTAACAGGATTTGATACGCCAGGATCTCTTAATATATCGGAAGAAGCTAATTATGCGCTTTTAGGAATTAAGAAATACATTAATGATGATTCGTATTTTAAGAATTATAATATTCAGAAGGCGAATACAATCATTTCTAATGCTACATCGTATTTGCTGATTCATAAAGATTTTGAAACGTTCGACCGTATAGAATTTTACAAAAAATATATCCAGCCTTTATACGAAGAATTTGGAAATTGGGATGGAAGACCTGATGATCTTAAAGAATTTTCAGGATGGAATGTAGGGAATAAAAACTTTTTCAGCAGTGATTTTTTGGATCCTTATTTCTATACCTTATTAAAAGGTTCAGAGGACAATCCTGAATTGAGAAAACTGGGAAAAGAAATTTTCTATGATCAAAGTGTAAGCGATAATTCGAAAATGAGCTGTGCGACCTGTCATTTACCCGAAAATGCCTTTACAGATCTGAAAGTAAAATCACCAAGTAATGTAGAAGGAAAGACAGTATTAAGGAATTCTCCTTCTTTATATAACGCAGTATTTGCTAAAAGATTTTTCTATGACATGCGTGCGTTCTACATCGAGCAGCAGGCAGAACATGTGATCTACAATGACCAGGAATTTAATACAAGCTATGAAAGTATTATTAAAAAACTAAAAACAAAACCTGAATATAAAAAGGCCTTCCGCATCGCATTTAAAGATGGAAAGATCAGTAAAGAGAATTTTTCTAAAGCTTTGAGTTCTTATGTGGCATCCCTTTATTCTTTTGAAAGCGATTTCGACCGTTTCATGAGGAATGAAAAGGACATCTCAGATGATGCAAAAAAAGGATTTAATCTGTTTATGGGAAAAGCCAATTGTGCGACCTGTCACTTCGCTCCTCATTTCTCAGGCCTTGTACCCCCATTTTATAATGAAAATGAATCTGAAGTATTAGGGGTTACAAAAGAACCTATTCAGAAGAAGCCTTTGGAATTAGACGCAGACTTAGGAAGAGTAAAAAGTCCGGTAAAGAAAGAAAATTCATGGATCTATGAAAACTCTTTTAAAACAATGACGGTGAGAAATATCGCTCTTACAAAACCATATTTTCATAACGGAGCCTTCAGTACCTTGGAAGAAGTCCTTGATTTCTATAATGAAGGAGGGGGAGAAGGATTAGGTTTAAAAATGAATAATCAAACTTTACCTGCAGATAAACTTAATCTGACACCAGTTGAAATCAAACAGATCATTGCATTTTTGAATACACTTACGGATGTGAGTAAGGCGGAAAAATAGTTTTTATTTAGTTGAAAGTTGAGAGTTGAAAGCTGAAAGTTGAGAGTTACGGGGTTCGGGATGCGGGATTCGAGTTTTTGATTCGTGTTATTAAAATAAAAGATGTTGAGCTTCTAATACAATATCATCGATTTACATACCAACATCTTTTCCTACAATTTTCAACTCTCCATTTACAACTTTCAACTATTAACCCGCATCTCGCACCTCGTATCCCGCACCATATTTAACAAAAAATTAATTCCCTTAACATTGGGTTTTTAATTTAGTAATATTGACCATGGTTTATTTAAAACTCTATTAATAGAGGGTTCGGGATTAAAAAATAGTTTTGCAACATCTAATAAATCGAAACTATTATGAAGAAAAAACTACTAACAGTTGCAGCTCTTGCACTCGTATCAGGTTCTGCCCTTCAGGCGCAGACTTTTGTTTTCAATAAGAATGCCTCATGGAGGTACAAAGACAACAACCAGGCGCAGGTTGCTCAGTGGAAAGACACCAATTTCGACATTACTTCTTGGTCAACAGGGAATGGTCCTTTGGGATATGGTGATCCCGTAACCACAACAATCAACTCAGGTCTTACAACGGCTTATTTTGCGAAAGATTTCACTGTAAATTTAGCAGATCTTTCCGATACAATGGAATTGGGAGTAATGAGAGATGATGGTATTGTAGTATATCTGAACGGAGTGGAAGTGGTAAGAGATAATATGCCTGCAGGAACTATTGCATTCAATACACCGTCTGTTACAACTATTGATGGTGCAGCAGAAAGTGTTTACAACCTTTTTTCAATTCCAAAATCAAAATTTGTTAACGGAAACAATAGAATATCTATTGAATTACATAACAGAACAGGACAAAGTTCAGATTTAAGAATTGATGCTTATCTTAAAACAGTTGCTGGGACAACGAATCCTGTTTCTTGTAATATTGCGCACATCAGTTGCTTTACATCTATCGTTCCTACTTCACAAACGAATAAATTAATTATTCCAACAGAACATAAATACCAGCTTATTTTAAAAGAAGGAGATGCTTATACACAGGGAGGTGGATTAGTTGGTGGTCAGAATGACTTTACCGCTTATGTACCTAAAAGCGCAAGTTCTACTAATGGGTACCTTTCTGTAAATCATGAAACCAATCCTGGTGGAGTGACGATGGCTGAGATCAACTATAATGCTTCAACCAAACTGTGGCAATTGACAAAATCAAGAGCTGTTGACTTCTCAACACCGAGCTTGGTACAAACGATCAGAAACTGTTCAGGAGGAATTACTCCCTGGGGTACTGTAGTGACGGCTGAAGAATCTGTAACATCAAGTGATGTGAATGCTGATGGATATAAAGATTATGGGTGGTTGGTAGAAATAGATCCTGCAACAGCTCAGGTAATCTCTCAAAATACGGATGGTTCTAAAGGAAAGCTATGGCAAATGGGTATTATGAACCACGAAAATGTAGTGGTTAATAATGCTGGTACAACTGCTTATTACGGAGAAGATGGTGGAACCCATTTAGTGTATAAATATGTAATGGATACGCCGAACAATCTTTCATCAGGAAACCTTTACGTATTGAAATTAGATCAGGGATTAAGTGCTGACGGCGACCCTGTAGGAACTACAGCAACTTGGATTCAGGTTCCTAACAAAACAAAAGCTGATCAAAACAACACCAATAACTTAGCATTTTCATTAGGTGGAACTAAATTTAATGGAGTAGAAGATGTTGATATCAGTCCATTAGACGGGAAAATCTATTTTACGGCTAAAGGTTTAAATAAAGTATATCGTTTACAGGATAACGGAACTACAGCTTCACAGGTAGAAACATTTGTAGGTGGATTGTCTACAGTATATTCTTTCAATACAGCACAGGGAATGAAATCTGAAGTTTGGGGTGATGGTAACGATAACCTTACTTTTGATGAGCTTGGAAACCTTTGGGTGTTACAGGATGGAGGTAAAAACTATATCTGGGTAGTAGCACCGGATCATACAGCTGCTAACCCTAAAGTAAGACTTTTTGCTTCTATGCCCGCTGGATCTGAGCCTACAGGACTTACATTTACTCCGGATCACAAATTTGGGTTCTTCTCTATTCAGCACCCGGATGCTACAATCTCTACAGATATAGATGCTACAGGGAATACGATTGATTACCGTGGGAAATCTGCTACCATTGTAGTGGCGCTTAAAGATAATTTAGGGCAAAACGGAACTTTAGGAACAATTGATGCTAAAGCTGAAAATACAGTTACTGTAGCACCAAACCCTACTTCTGGAATAGTAAAAGTAAATTCTCCTAAAGGGTTGAAGGATATTTCCGTGACTGCTTATAGCCTGGATGGAAAAATTGTTTTCACCAAGAAATTTACAGGTTCTCATACATCATTAGATCTCGATTTTACATCGCAGCTTGAAACATCTCGGGTTTTGATCGTAAATATCGAAGCTGAAGGTTTCCAGAAAACAGTAAAAGTTCTTAAAAAATAATATACTAATATTTAATAGCTGTCGGTAATTCTATTATCGGCAGCTTTTCTCTATCTATGAAAAAACTTTCTCTACTTATTGTTTTATTTTCTCTTAGCTATGCTAAAGCACAGATCGATCCCGTAAAATATCCTACCTATACCAATGTGGAGGATGCTTTAAAAAGTAATAAACCTGTATACAGCATGAGTTTTAGAGGGAAGGGTTTGTTTAATCTTCCTTCCGAAATTAAAAAACTGAATTCTTTATTCTTTTTGAATATTATGGGAAATAATTTAGAAAAGATGGATCAGGAGCTTTTCATGTTGAGAGAACTTGAAATTTTAAATGTGAATGAGAATAGCATCAAATTTATTCCCAATGAAATTGGTGAGCTTACAAAATTGAAAACCCTTTCAATGAATCTGAATAGTTTGATATCTGTAAATCCTAATATCGCTAAACTTCAACAATTGAAGGTGATTCATCTTGATGCCAATAATCTGAATGTATTTCCGGAACCTTTATTGCAAATTCCCACATTAGAAGAAATTAATCTTCAGGATAACCAGATCAGTTTTATTTCTGAGAATCTGAATCAAATCAGAAATCTAAAATATCTTAACCTCGCGGCTAATCAGATCAATGATCTTGGTAATCTTGAATTTCCAAAAGACCTAAAATATCTTGAATTGCAGCAAAATGCCATTTCAAAACTACCGGAATCCCTGTTTCAGTCAAAAAATCTGGAATTTCTTAATCTAAGTCAAAACAATATCAAAGAAATCTCAACTAAAATTAAGGGATTGAAGAATGTAGTAAGCATGAACCTTGCTCATAATGAGCTTAAAGATCTACCGATGGAAATCTCAAAATTAAAGAATCTTAAAACATTGATATTGACAGGCAATCCTATGGATAAAGCAACCATTGAGAAACTTAAGAATCTATTACCTGACGCACAAGTTTATTTCTAAATTAGCCACCGACTCTTTTTGTTTTATATCCCATATCTTTAAGGATCTCCATGATCTTATCACGGTTATCCCCTTGAATGATAATCGTTCCATCTTTTTCTGAACCGCCGATTCCTAGCGTGGTCTTAATCTTTTTAGAGATTTTTTTCAAATCCTCTTCACTGCCTTCCCAGCCTTCAATGACTGTGACAGGCTTTCCATTTCTTCCTTTTTTCTCAAATTTACATACCAGGGGTTCTTTCTGCTTGAACTGTTCTTCAGGCATTTCAAAATCCTGTTCTTCGTGTTCAGGAAAAAGGTTTTTCAGTTGATCTCGTAAATCCATAAAGCAAAATTAAAAATAATAATTAATACCTCATATGGGATCTCTTAAATAAGTTTAGATAAAAATACACTTTGAAATTTCGAACAAGTTAAAATACATGCAGTTTTTATACTTTTGGATCTTCTAAATACGTTATTAAAACAAAAATTAATCATGAAAATAAAACCTTTTTTTATCACCTTAACTTTAATCTTTGGGATTGCAAAAGCTCAAACTGGTTTTTCCAATGATCCTTTAAATGCTGTTTTTGAAACAAAAGATACTGATAACTTCTGGAAAGCATTTGATAAAATCGATACGTCCAAAGAAAATCCCTTTACAGAATATGTTAAAGACGGTTCTCCCGGTGTAAAAGGTTTTATGGAATTCAGGATCATTAATGCAGACTCTTTATATTCACAGGTAAAAAAGAAAAAAACAGACTATTTGAAAAGTAAAAATGTCTTAGCTGGAATACATCAGAAAGAAAAAAGAACCAGAGCTATTTACAGTGCATTGAAGTATTGGTATCCGGAAGCTAAATTTCCACCTGTCTATTTTGTATATGGGAGATTTAATTCCGGAGGAACAACCTCTCATGATGGAATTATAATTGGTACAGAAATGCTTCAAAACCTGGATGGTATCACAGGATTGATCGCTCATGAGCTGATCCATTTTCAACAAAACAATAAAGGCAACGAATCCTTATTAAAAAATTCGCTACTCGAAGGGGGAGCTGATTTTGTCAGTG is a window from the Chryseobacterium sp. T16E-39 genome containing:
- a CDS encoding DNA-3-methyladenine glycosylase I, giving the protein MDKVRCGWCEKDDLYKKYHDDEWGSPVYDDETIFEFLILESFQAGLSWYTILSKRENFKKAFDHFNYKKIAKYSDKKVEELMQDPGIIRNRLKVLATITNAQRFMEVQKEFGSFSKYIWGFVNGKPIDNKPATLKDVPATTGISDALSKDLKKRGFKFMGSTVVYAHMQATGMVNDHIESCFTRSK
- a CDS encoding nucleoside phosphorylase, which codes for MLNKLAASELVLNDDGSVYHLNLLPEDIADKIILVGDPDRVPKVSQYFDKVEIKKNKREFYTHTGTLRGERISVMSTGIGTENIDIVMNELDALVNIDLKNKEIKTEHKSLELFRMGTCGSVNPDVQVDNMLVTQNVVGLDGLMHFYQDYHFENEFSKAFLEKFPYQKIKPMLYFADWAEDMADYYKDARYHGNTATFPGFYAPQGRQLRLKSLDDKFLETLNDLGITNFEMETSAIYAFSKLLGHKAITVNNVIANRRRGEFSSDHHASEKNLIEWVLERIIK
- a CDS encoding cytochrome-c peroxidase, with the protein product MRYTLLFTITIVLGFAIMSFNPTDKGVANENTFINAGLADFKSKLEQLKTDVYLFDSDKISLETLQKSLSTTRNSFKEIEFYVAYHYPEFTKTHLNAAPLFHIEAAGTSAYTLPPEGLQVLDELIFSEEAGAEKEKIKSITDFLYNSYSNFYLSSIKNGLSKGTNKTLPLRIELIRIYSLGVTGFDTPGSLNISEEANYALLGIKKYINDDSYFKNYNIQKANTIISNATSYLLIHKDFETFDRIEFYKKYIQPLYEEFGNWDGRPDDLKEFSGWNVGNKNFFSSDFLDPYFYTLLKGSEDNPELRKLGKEIFYDQSVSDNSKMSCATCHLPENAFTDLKVKSPSNVEGKTVLRNSPSLYNAVFAKRFFYDMRAFYIEQQAEHVIYNDQEFNTSYESIIKKLKTKPEYKKAFRIAFKDGKISKENFSKALSSYVASLYSFESDFDRFMRNEKDISDDAKKGFNLFMGKANCATCHFAPHFSGLVPPFYNENESEVLGVTKEPIQKKPLELDADLGRVKSPVKKENSWIYENSFKTMTVRNIALTKPYFHNGAFSTLEEVLDFYNEGGGEGLGLKMNNQTLPADKLNLTPVEIKQIIAFLNTLTDVSKAEK
- a CDS encoding alkaline phosphatase PhoX; this encodes MKKKLLTVAALALVSGSALQAQTFVFNKNASWRYKDNNQAQVAQWKDTNFDITSWSTGNGPLGYGDPVTTTINSGLTTAYFAKDFTVNLADLSDTMELGVMRDDGIVVYLNGVEVVRDNMPAGTIAFNTPSVTTIDGAAESVYNLFSIPKSKFVNGNNRISIELHNRTGQSSDLRIDAYLKTVAGTTNPVSCNIAHISCFTSIVPTSQTNKLIIPTEHKYQLILKEGDAYTQGGGLVGGQNDFTAYVPKSASSTNGYLSVNHETNPGGVTMAEINYNASTKLWQLTKSRAVDFSTPSLVQTIRNCSGGITPWGTVVTAEESVTSSDVNADGYKDYGWLVEIDPATAQVISQNTDGSKGKLWQMGIMNHENVVVNNAGTTAYYGEDGGTHLVYKYVMDTPNNLSSGNLYVLKLDQGLSADGDPVGTTATWIQVPNKTKADQNNTNNLAFSLGGTKFNGVEDVDISPLDGKIYFTAKGLNKVYRLQDNGTTASQVETFVGGLSTVYSFNTAQGMKSEVWGDGNDNLTFDELGNLWVLQDGGKNYIWVVAPDHTAANPKVRLFASMPAGSEPTGLTFTPDHKFGFFSIQHPDATISTDIDATGNTIDYRGKSATIVVALKDNLGQNGTLGTIDAKAENTVTVAPNPTSGIVKVNSPKGLKDISVTAYSLDGKIVFTKKFTGSHTSLDLDFTSQLETSRVLIVNIEAEGFQKTVKVLKK
- a CDS encoding leucine-rich repeat domain-containing protein — its product is MKKLSLLIVLFSLSYAKAQIDPVKYPTYTNVEDALKSNKPVYSMSFRGKGLFNLPSEIKKLNSLFFLNIMGNNLEKMDQELFMLRELEILNVNENSIKFIPNEIGELTKLKTLSMNLNSLISVNPNIAKLQQLKVIHLDANNLNVFPEPLLQIPTLEEINLQDNQISFISENLNQIRNLKYLNLAANQINDLGNLEFPKDLKYLELQQNAISKLPESLFQSKNLEFLNLSQNNIKEISTKIKGLKNVVSMNLAHNELKDLPMEISKLKNLKTLILTGNPMDKATIEKLKNLLPDAQVYF
- a CDS encoding translation initiation factor, whose product is MDLRDQLKNLFPEHEEQDFEMPEEQFKQKEPLVCKFEKKGRNGKPVTVIEGWEGSEEDLKKISKKIKTTLGIGGSEKDGTIIIQGDNRDKIMEILKDMGYKTKRVGG
- a CDS encoding DUF2268 domain-containing putative Zn-dependent protease (predicted Zn-dependent protease with a strongly conserved HExxH motif), whose amino-acid sequence is MKIKPFFITLTLIFGIAKAQTGFSNDPLNAVFETKDTDNFWKAFDKIDTSKENPFTEYVKDGSPGVKGFMEFRIINADSLYSQVKKKKTDYLKSKNVLAGIHQKEKRTRAIYSALKYWYPEAKFPPVYFVYGRFNSGGTTSHDGIIIGTEMLQNLDGITGLIAHELIHFQQNNKGNESLLKNSLLEGGADFVSELISGENINTKAFQYGEAHSDQLYKEFITKLKANDNTDWLYGVSKKDDRPNDLGYWIGYKICEAYFNKQTDKHKAIYAMLNIQNPLFFLKESGFLEQYIKEYAKKNNMKSDDFFKE